Proteins co-encoded in one Nicotiana sylvestris chromosome 7, ASM39365v2, whole genome shotgun sequence genomic window:
- the LOC104236625 gene encoding G-type lectin S-receptor-like serine/threonine-protein kinase At4g03230 isoform X2 has protein sequence MLLAQLQLSNFLLLLFTLLIISCHLKCDARNTINGSSKLVDNGETLISAGKKFEMGFYSNDGDEFNKYVGIWYYNLSPRTIVWVANLSNPIPVSRIKNEDISVAVAEDGNLKVWNSSNAHTYFSTEVEISASKRRVELLDTGNLVLVDESGAKLWQSFLNPTDTFLPGMKMDRGLKLTDFRSGNYTFQIDQTNNKKYVILKEGSIHWKGSVNYGPFNFSEMPAYIAYMLSNFTENNIVNSSYANSSFRDSFFECTRLLMNSSGEIQFYSWDKESSRWSLMWLAPKDTCNVFRICGEFGICNSNHGCKCLPGDEPNSPENLRAGESSGGCSRMSVNSCEEDSVDKLDTFLDLRSMKFDRPDRFSTINTSDDCRRRCLRDCKCQAYTYDKSVCGIWLSKLKNLQENYSGGFNLSIRVAASNIEATRKDCKPCGTNLIPYPLSSGSDCGDPLYYSFSCDDLAGQVSFQTLNGNYTVVNFDKRNRTFVIEAAHNQSVGNCDEKEAVTEIFRLNKLSPFKVMNWCYNLKKDLTSEPLSEGKGLILISWKPPLEPVCTTSEDCIDWPDSTCSITEKGDRRCICKPDYKWDGLSLNCTLGSELATQVLSNRKLAPSRNHERALVISISVILGVIILCGTSYIIYLNKRAARSRAREIVLGNPMEYLTRRGSFDEDLITEDDKKRIDVPFFSLNSILVATDNFSNATKLGRGGFGPVYKGKFPEGADMAVKRLSCHSGQGVEEFKTEVMLIAKLQHRNLVRLLGYCVEANEKILLYEYMPNKSLDTFIFDHTFCRLLDWRIRFEIILDIARGLLYLHQDSRLRIIHRDLKTSNILLDEEMNAKISDFGLARIIEGKSTEANTNRVVGTYGYMSPEYALEGLFSIKSDVFAFGVVVLEIISGKRNMEFFEDVNLTGYVWRLWMKDKTLDMMDQTIVETCDDKEVIKCVNVALLCVQEDPGDRPTMSNVVLMLGGESMTLPRPNQPAFITRRNAATTSSSSSKMYATSNKELTITHEEEGR, from the exons ATGCTCTTGGCTCAATTACAATTAAGTAATTTTCTCCTATTGCTGTTTACACTCTTGATTATTTCGTGCCACTTAAAATGTGATGCGAGGAACACCATCAATGGAAGCAGTAAGTTAGTTGACAATGGAGAAACTCTCATATCTGCTGGAAAAAAGTTCGAAATGGGATTCTATTCTAATGACGGAGATGAGTTTAATAAATATGTTGGAATATGGTATTACAATTTGAGTCCCAGAACCATTGTATGGGTTGCAAATTTGAGTAATCCAATTCCAGTTTCAAGAATCAAGAATGAGGATATTTCAGTTGCTGTTGCCGAAGATGGTAACCTCAAAGTCTGGAATTCATCTAATGCACACACTTATTTCTCCACAGAAGTAGAAATTAGTGCTTCAAAAAGGAGAGTAGAGCTCTTGGATACAGGGAACTTGGTTTTAGTTGATGAATCAGGAGCTAAACTATGGCAAAGTTTTTTGAATCCAACTGATACTTTCCTTCCTGGAATGAAAATGGATAGGGGTTTGAAGTTGACTGACTTCAGAAGTGGGAACTATACATTCCAAATTgatcaaacaaataacaagaaATATGTCATACTTAAAGAAGGTAGCATTCACTGGAAAGGGTCTGTAAATTATGGACCTTTCAATTTCAGTGAAATGCCCGCGTATATCGCCTACATGTTATCCAACTTCACAGAGAATAACATTGTCAATTCCAGTTATGCCAATAGCAGTTTCAGAGATTCATTTTTCGAATGTACTAGACTACTAATGAACTCTTCTGGAGAAATACAATTCTATAGTTGGGATAAGGAGAGTAGTCGATGGTCTTTGATGTGGTTAGCGCCAAAAGATACATGTAATGTGTTTAGAATATGTGGGGAATTTGGTATTTGTAATAGCAACCATGGATGCAAATGTTTGCCTGGAGATGAGCCTAATTCTCCAGAAAACTTAAGAGCAGGAGAATCTTCAGGTGGTTGTTCGAGGATGTCAGTTAACTCTTGCGAAGAAGACAGTGTAGACAAACTCGACACGTTCTTGGATCTGAGGTCAATGAAATTTGATAGGCCAGACCGGTTCTCTACTATTAATACTAGTGACGACTGCAGGAGACGTTGTCTACGCGACTGCAAGTGCCAGGCCTATACTTATGATAAATCTGTATGTGGGATTTGGTTGTCTAAGCTCAAGAATCTCCAGGAGAACTATAGTGGTGGCTTCAACCTCTCTATCCGCGTTGCTGCGTCCAATATTG AGGCAACAAGGAAAGATTGCAAGCCTTGTGGCACAAACCTAATACCATATCCGTTAAGCAGTGGATCAGATTGTGGAGATCCTTTGTATTATAGTTTCTCATGTGATGATTTAGCTGGTCAGGTAAGTTTCCAGACATTGAATGGCAACTATACCGTCGTTAACTTTGATAAGAGAAACAGAACGTTTGTAATAGAAGCTGCACATAATCAATCTGTTGGTAATTGTGATGAGAAAGAGGCAGTGACAGAAATTTTTCGGCTCAACAAGTTGTCGCCTTTTAAGGTGATGAACTGGTGTTACAATCTCAAAAAGGATCTTACTTCAGAACCTTTAAGTGAAGGGAAAGGTTTAATACTGATCAGCTGGAAACCACCATTGGAGCCAGTTTGTACTACTTCAGAAGACTGCATTGATTGGCCAGATTCAACTTGCAGTATAACAGAAAAAGGAGATAGAAGATGTATATGCAAACCTGATTACAAATGGGATGGTTTGAGCTTAAATTGTACCTTAGGCTCAG AACTTGCAACACAAGTACTATCGAACAGAAAGCTGGCACCCTCGCGGAATCATGAGAGAGCCCTTGTTATTTCCATCTCTGTAATTCTCGGAGTTATAATTTTGTGTGGCACTAGTTATATAATTTACCTGAACAAAAGAGCAGCAAGAAGTAGAG CCAGAGAAATTGTTTTGGGAAATCCTATGGAGTACTTGACTCGTAGAGGAAGTTTCGATGAAGATTTGATTACTGAAGACGATAAGAAACGGATTGATGTCCCATTTTTCAGCTTGAATAGCATACTAGTTGCTACAGACAACTTCTCGAATGCAACTAAGCTCGGACGAGGTGGATTTGGACCTGTTTATAAG GGTAAGTTTCCCGAAGGTGCAGATATGGCAGTGAAAAGGTTGTCATGTCATTCCGGACAAGGTGTTGAAGAATTTAAAACTGAAGTAATGTTAATTGCCAAACTGCAGCACAGAAATCTAGTCAGGCTTTTAGGCTATTGTGTTGAGGCAAATGAAAAGATTTTACTATATGAATATATGCCCAACAAAAGCTTAGATACGTTTATATTCG ATCATACATTCTGCCGATTATTGGACTGGAGGATTCGTTTTGAAATTATATTGGATATTGCTCGAGGGCTTCTTTATCTTCACCAAGACTCAAGGCTAAGGATCATTCATAGAGATTTAAAGACAAGCAACATATTGTTGGATGAAGAAATGAATGCCAAAATTTCAGATTTTGGCTTGGCAAGGATTATTGAAGGCAAAAGTACAGAAGCTAATACTAACAGAGTTGTTGGAACTTA TGGCTACATGTCACCGGAGTATGCATTGGAGGGACTCTTTTCAATCAAATCGGATGTATTTGCCTTTGGAGTTGTTGTACTCGAAATCATAAGTGGCAAGAGAAACATGGAATTTTTTGAAGATGTAAACCTCACTGGTTAT GTATGGAGACTCTGGATGAAAGACAAGACATTAGACATGATGGATCAAACCATTGTAGAGACGTGCGATGACAAGGAAGTGATTAAGTGCGTAAATGTTGCACTTCTATGTGTGCAAGAAGATCCAGGTGATCGTCCCACAATGTCAAATGTAGTCCTTATGCTTGGAGGTGAAAGCATGACTCTCCCGAGACCGAATCAACCAGCTTTTATCACACGACGAAATGCTGCTACtacatcttcttcctcttctaagATGTACGCCACTTCCAACAAAGAGTTGACGATAACTCATGAAGAAGAAGGCCGATGA
- the LOC104236625 gene encoding G-type lectin S-receptor-like serine/threonine-protein kinase At4g03230 isoform X1: MLLAQLQLSNFLLLLFTLLIISCHLKCDARNTINGSSKLVDNGETLISAGKKFEMGFYSNDGDEFNKYVGIWYYNLSPRTIVWVANLSNPIPVSRIKNEDISVAVAEDGNLKVWNSSNAHTYFSTEVEISASKRRVELLDTGNLVLVDESGAKLWQSFLNPTDTFLPGMKMDRGLKLTDFRSGNYTFQIDQTNNKKYVILKEGSIHWKGSVNYGPFNFSEMPAYIAYMLSNFTENNIVNSSYANSSFRDSFFECTRLLMNSSGEIQFYSWDKESSRWSLMWLAPKDTCNVFRICGEFGICNSNHGCKCLPGDEPNSPENLRAGESSGGCSRMSVNSCEEDSVDKLDTFLDLRSMKFDRPDRFSTINTSDDCRRRCLRDCKCQAYTYDKSVCGIWLSKLKNLQENYSGGFNLSIRVAASNIEATRKDCKPCGTNLIPYPLSSGSDCGDPLYYSFSCDDLAGQVSFQTLNGNYTVVNFDKRNRTFVIEAAHNQSVGNCDEKEAVTEIFRLNKLSPFKVMNWCYNLKKDLTSEPLSEGKGLILISWKPPLEPVCTTSEDCIDWPDSTCSITEKGDRRCICKPDYKWDGLSLNCTLGSELATQVLSNRKLAPSRNHERALVISISVILGVIILCGTSYIIYLNKRAARSREAREIVLGNPMEYLTRRGSFDEDLITEDDKKRIDVPFFSLNSILVATDNFSNATKLGRGGFGPVYKGKFPEGADMAVKRLSCHSGQGVEEFKTEVMLIAKLQHRNLVRLLGYCVEANEKILLYEYMPNKSLDTFIFDHTFCRLLDWRIRFEIILDIARGLLYLHQDSRLRIIHRDLKTSNILLDEEMNAKISDFGLARIIEGKSTEANTNRVVGTYGYMSPEYALEGLFSIKSDVFAFGVVVLEIISGKRNMEFFEDVNLTGYVWRLWMKDKTLDMMDQTIVETCDDKEVIKCVNVALLCVQEDPGDRPTMSNVVLMLGGESMTLPRPNQPAFITRRNAATTSSSSSKMYATSNKELTITHEEEGR, translated from the exons ATGCTCTTGGCTCAATTACAATTAAGTAATTTTCTCCTATTGCTGTTTACACTCTTGATTATTTCGTGCCACTTAAAATGTGATGCGAGGAACACCATCAATGGAAGCAGTAAGTTAGTTGACAATGGAGAAACTCTCATATCTGCTGGAAAAAAGTTCGAAATGGGATTCTATTCTAATGACGGAGATGAGTTTAATAAATATGTTGGAATATGGTATTACAATTTGAGTCCCAGAACCATTGTATGGGTTGCAAATTTGAGTAATCCAATTCCAGTTTCAAGAATCAAGAATGAGGATATTTCAGTTGCTGTTGCCGAAGATGGTAACCTCAAAGTCTGGAATTCATCTAATGCACACACTTATTTCTCCACAGAAGTAGAAATTAGTGCTTCAAAAAGGAGAGTAGAGCTCTTGGATACAGGGAACTTGGTTTTAGTTGATGAATCAGGAGCTAAACTATGGCAAAGTTTTTTGAATCCAACTGATACTTTCCTTCCTGGAATGAAAATGGATAGGGGTTTGAAGTTGACTGACTTCAGAAGTGGGAACTATACATTCCAAATTgatcaaacaaataacaagaaATATGTCATACTTAAAGAAGGTAGCATTCACTGGAAAGGGTCTGTAAATTATGGACCTTTCAATTTCAGTGAAATGCCCGCGTATATCGCCTACATGTTATCCAACTTCACAGAGAATAACATTGTCAATTCCAGTTATGCCAATAGCAGTTTCAGAGATTCATTTTTCGAATGTACTAGACTACTAATGAACTCTTCTGGAGAAATACAATTCTATAGTTGGGATAAGGAGAGTAGTCGATGGTCTTTGATGTGGTTAGCGCCAAAAGATACATGTAATGTGTTTAGAATATGTGGGGAATTTGGTATTTGTAATAGCAACCATGGATGCAAATGTTTGCCTGGAGATGAGCCTAATTCTCCAGAAAACTTAAGAGCAGGAGAATCTTCAGGTGGTTGTTCGAGGATGTCAGTTAACTCTTGCGAAGAAGACAGTGTAGACAAACTCGACACGTTCTTGGATCTGAGGTCAATGAAATTTGATAGGCCAGACCGGTTCTCTACTATTAATACTAGTGACGACTGCAGGAGACGTTGTCTACGCGACTGCAAGTGCCAGGCCTATACTTATGATAAATCTGTATGTGGGATTTGGTTGTCTAAGCTCAAGAATCTCCAGGAGAACTATAGTGGTGGCTTCAACCTCTCTATCCGCGTTGCTGCGTCCAATATTG AGGCAACAAGGAAAGATTGCAAGCCTTGTGGCACAAACCTAATACCATATCCGTTAAGCAGTGGATCAGATTGTGGAGATCCTTTGTATTATAGTTTCTCATGTGATGATTTAGCTGGTCAGGTAAGTTTCCAGACATTGAATGGCAACTATACCGTCGTTAACTTTGATAAGAGAAACAGAACGTTTGTAATAGAAGCTGCACATAATCAATCTGTTGGTAATTGTGATGAGAAAGAGGCAGTGACAGAAATTTTTCGGCTCAACAAGTTGTCGCCTTTTAAGGTGATGAACTGGTGTTACAATCTCAAAAAGGATCTTACTTCAGAACCTTTAAGTGAAGGGAAAGGTTTAATACTGATCAGCTGGAAACCACCATTGGAGCCAGTTTGTACTACTTCAGAAGACTGCATTGATTGGCCAGATTCAACTTGCAGTATAACAGAAAAAGGAGATAGAAGATGTATATGCAAACCTGATTACAAATGGGATGGTTTGAGCTTAAATTGTACCTTAGGCTCAG AACTTGCAACACAAGTACTATCGAACAGAAAGCTGGCACCCTCGCGGAATCATGAGAGAGCCCTTGTTATTTCCATCTCTGTAATTCTCGGAGTTATAATTTTGTGTGGCACTAGTTATATAATTTACCTGAACAAAAGAGCAGCAAGAAGTAGAG AAGCCAGAGAAATTGTTTTGGGAAATCCTATGGAGTACTTGACTCGTAGAGGAAGTTTCGATGAAGATTTGATTACTGAAGACGATAAGAAACGGATTGATGTCCCATTTTTCAGCTTGAATAGCATACTAGTTGCTACAGACAACTTCTCGAATGCAACTAAGCTCGGACGAGGTGGATTTGGACCTGTTTATAAG GGTAAGTTTCCCGAAGGTGCAGATATGGCAGTGAAAAGGTTGTCATGTCATTCCGGACAAGGTGTTGAAGAATTTAAAACTGAAGTAATGTTAATTGCCAAACTGCAGCACAGAAATCTAGTCAGGCTTTTAGGCTATTGTGTTGAGGCAAATGAAAAGATTTTACTATATGAATATATGCCCAACAAAAGCTTAGATACGTTTATATTCG ATCATACATTCTGCCGATTATTGGACTGGAGGATTCGTTTTGAAATTATATTGGATATTGCTCGAGGGCTTCTTTATCTTCACCAAGACTCAAGGCTAAGGATCATTCATAGAGATTTAAAGACAAGCAACATATTGTTGGATGAAGAAATGAATGCCAAAATTTCAGATTTTGGCTTGGCAAGGATTATTGAAGGCAAAAGTACAGAAGCTAATACTAACAGAGTTGTTGGAACTTA TGGCTACATGTCACCGGAGTATGCATTGGAGGGACTCTTTTCAATCAAATCGGATGTATTTGCCTTTGGAGTTGTTGTACTCGAAATCATAAGTGGCAAGAGAAACATGGAATTTTTTGAAGATGTAAACCTCACTGGTTAT GTATGGAGACTCTGGATGAAAGACAAGACATTAGACATGATGGATCAAACCATTGTAGAGACGTGCGATGACAAGGAAGTGATTAAGTGCGTAAATGTTGCACTTCTATGTGTGCAAGAAGATCCAGGTGATCGTCCCACAATGTCAAATGTAGTCCTTATGCTTGGAGGTGAAAGCATGACTCTCCCGAGACCGAATCAACCAGCTTTTATCACACGACGAAATGCTGCTACtacatcttcttcctcttctaagATGTACGCCACTTCCAACAAAGAGTTGACGATAACTCATGAAGAAGAAGGCCGATGA